The region cccccTCTCGGTCCGTGTGCCACACCCCTGTGCCCGGCAAGACCGCCAAAAAACGAAGCACGTGGACCCGAGGGACCCGGGAACACTGACCCCGAGCCCCGGGCGCGTGCTGGAACGGCCGCCGCCCGCGAGCACGATGGCCCCCCGCGGGGCAGGTGGGCGGGCGGCACCCGCGGCCTCAGGACGAGGTGTCTCTTAGCATCCGGCCGGAAGCGGGCAGAGGGCGAGGCTGCACCCCGCCGCCCCGCCGGCGCCCGCGCACCACTCACCGCACAGCAGACCCTCCTGCGCGATCAGCATGCGGGCGAAGGCGAAGGCCTCCTCATCATTGCTCTTGAACCACTTGTCCACCACCTGCAGACAGGACCCACACCGAAGGTTCTGGAGGGGCTCGGGCCCTCGTGAGGTGGGGGCACGGCCCAGCGCCGTGCGTACGACCTCACAGAAGCCCTTGCCTTGGTCCAGGCGGCCGTGACCCTCAACGGACGTGGCCCGGCCCCACGCGTGGGATGCGACTCTCACGGGTAAAGACCCggaattttctccctctccctgggctgACACACGCCGCCTCTGGCATCTAAAACCATCCTCCAGCCCCCACTGCACCCTGGTATGTCCCCCCAAGGTGCACTCCACACCCCGCCGACGGAAGCTCCCCCTGAAGAGCCTTGTCTGGGGCCCTTCTCAGTCACCTCACTCACCCGCCCTAAGCCCCTGGAGCTCCCTCCCTCTGCGGGGGACCGATGTGCACACAAAGCTGGGTCTGTGCCACCGGCCACGTCCACGTCTTTGCCCAGCAAGGCCACGGCACACACTTGATAAGGTGCCGCCGGTTACCTAGCCTTGACCGCCAGGACCGCGCTTCACCCGCCTGCCCGCGCCACGCTCCCTCCTccgcgcccctccccctccgcagAAAGCCGCGGAGGGCTGGGACCCCTCGCAGGGGGCGTGGGCTGGGACCCCTCGCAGGGGGCGTGGGCTGGGACCCCTCGCAGGGGGCGTGGCCTGGGACCCCTCGCAGGGGGCGTGGCCTGGCTCTACCCACCGACCGGTCCAGCGCCGTGGGGATGAAGTCGTAGCCGATCCCCTCCACCTCGTACGCCGTCTGCTCCGTCCGGTTCAGCTCCTCGGGCTCTGCAAGGATGGAGCCCTCGGGATCCACCCCGATGATCTGCGGTGTGGGCGGCATCAGGACTGCAGCTGGGCAGAAGTCTCCTCTGGCCCCGCCTGGCTTTCATCGAGGGGCCTGATCCTGCCCTTAGCAAGCTCCCGATAAAGGTCAGCCCCTGGGGCGTGTGCCTCATTCCCAGGCCTCAGGCCAAACTGGAAACCCAGGAACCCAGGCCCCAAGTTGGGGAGATTCCAAGGTAAACGTTCACCAGGGGGCACTCAGAGGGGACGGCATGTGGTGGTGGGGAGCCTCCCAGGGGAGAACCTGGTGAGCAGGGTGCCCCAGGAAAAGCCCTGACTGCCCCCATGGGGACAGCTGGAAcctgtgggggcagagggcagagaaatgGACCACCAGCCGGGTGATTCTACAAGCCCCTCCCCAGGTCCAGGCTTAACTCCAAATCCAGATGCCTTCTCAGACGGGGCACATGTGGGACCCGAGCCTAAGAGCTTCGAGCTTCTGGAACAATCCTTGGAGGCCACCCAAGCCAACTGCCCCACCCCGAGAGCATCTGGGCGTGCCACTCCCAGACCagtacagacacacacattgtCCTGGACATAAGGCTGTAAGCAAAAACCTCAGGAACTTTCAGCTCTACAGCACAGGCCACTCTGGGGGCCTGATGCCCGGAAGCTTGACGAGTCCACCCCCAAGTGCAGTTGAGGCCGCAGGGGAGAGAAGCACACACATCACGGCCTGCGTCTCTTGGGCAGGCCCGGTGCCCATGTGCCTCCACCGCCCGCCCGTCCGCAGTCCCTGGGTCACTCACTTTGCACCCTGGGCATTTCTCCTTCAGCTTCCTGGCGATGCCCGTGATGGTGCCGCCTGTGCCTGCCGAAGCCACCAGCATGTCCAGCTTCCCTGGCGGGAGAAGCCGCGTCAGGGATCCTCAGGCCCTAACCcagccgccccccgcccccttttactttaagattttatttatctactggAAGGAGAGAGCGATCGAGCGTGCACACGTGCAAgagcaggggaggaacagaggaacaaaCAGGttccactgagtggggagcctgatgtggggctcgatcctgggacctgagccgaaagcagacgcttcaccaactgggccacccaggcgcccccccaccccacgcttaCTAACAAGTGAAAACATAACCAAAATGATGGCTGGTTATGGAAAAGTTCCAGAGAAACTATTCTTGTGTTTCCACATCCTTTCGTTATAGTGCTAGATCTTAAACAGCATTCACAGCAAGTGACGCAGGGGGCATTTCAATCTCGCTGACAGATACACGGCCACGGAAGTCTCGATCTGGCGTGTGTCCCTCCACGCCGTCTGGAGGCTGCCCCTAGGGTGTCAGGTTTGGGACGTGACTAAGGGAAGTGAATTataaaggagacagaagaaatCCCTCAGGCTCGGCTCAAACATCACCCTGGCTCTCACCCTGCCGAGGGGCCAGCTCAGACAGCCTGAAGACAAGTCCACGCGGGCATGCATGCCAAGGCAGAGGCTGGTTTTTGCCAAATGAGATAATTCTCACACGTAAAACCTGGGTGAGCAAATGCTTGGAGCTCGCTGCCCGGCTCCTGGGCTCCAGATTCCAAGCAGGAAGCCAATGGGGCCCATCGCCCGGCACCTTCTCCCTCAAGTCTCTTCGGGAAATAGCCCAGCAGCAAACACCACCACAAACCCCCCGGACCTTGGCTCTGAACGTGTAGAAAGGCTCCAAGGAAGCTCATGTCCGTACAGAAAGTAAACCAACCACAGGTGCCACCACCCGGTTCAGATTGGGGCTCGATGCCAAGTGCCCTTCCACAGCGTGAAGCCCAGGGACACATCCAGCACCAGCCTGGGACCCACGAACTCCCTGCACACTCAGAAGCCCCCGCAGGTCTGGAGAACGCACTGCTGGACGCACGAACAGGACCACCTATGTCTgggtgttggaggggaggggaggcaaggtCTGAAAAAGCAGACTAGAGAGAGAAAACCTCTCTAGGGAGATGCTCTGGAGAGGATGTCACAGAGAAGGGACatttgagctgggttttgaaggatgaacagGAGTTTACCAAGGAGCGGGTAAGTGGCTCGTACACTCCcaggcaagcagggggagatgcgGTCGAGACAGACAGAGGGGTAGGACGGAAGTACACACCCTCACACTGCTGCAGGATCTCCTCGGCGGTGGTGTCGTAGTGAGCGAGGGGGTTGCTGGCATTGCGGTACTGCGTGGGAAGATGGTGAGGTCAGATACTCGGAAGGGGCAACAGCCACAGGGCAGGAGCGCACAGCTCAGCCAGAGAGGCCGGCAGCGTGGGTGAGAGTGGCCAATGGCGCGGGCAGTTTTAGGAACCTCAACAGGTACAAAGCAGTAAATCCAGCTCTCCAGAAGATGCGCTTTCTGAATTAACCCAGAAGTGAAGTGAGGCAGACAGTTTCTGGTAGAAAGGTTTTTGCGCATTTTACACCGACAGAGCGCTTCCAGGGTCCAGGGCGCAGGCCCTTCCAGCCCAGGGCCGAGCCCTCCAAAGCCCGCACggagagcagagagccagaggcTTGCCTGCCGCAGCCAGCCACCCACCGCAGGGCCTGACCAGGCCGGAGACGCCGCTGCCCGCGGGCCCCTCTGCGGCCGCCACCCCGACAGAGGTCCTCACCCCCGAGTGTACGCCCGCCCCCCAGACCCCGGCCTCACCTGGTCCAGGATGTGAGAATTGGGGATCTCGTTTCGCAGCCTCCACGCCACCCCCACGTGCGACTCGGGGGAGTCAAATCTGGCGGTGGTGGGTGTCCTCACGATCTCCGCCCCCAGGGCCCGCAGCACGTCCACCTGCGGAGGAACAGGAGGCCTGCGTCTCCCCCCAGGCCTCGTGTGCAGTGGCGGCCCCGGGAGAGGACCCCTGCCCTCACCTTCTCGGTGCTCATCTTCTCCGGCATCACGATGACGCAGTGGTAACCCTTCACGGCGGCAGCCAGGGCCAGCCCGATCCCTGGGGACAGTGCGCGGGGTGAGAGGTGGCTgcggcgccccccccccgcccctccccacagccaggAAGGCCCAGGGCGATGGCACCCCGGGTTCCAAAAGGGCCTGATGTCAGCCCTTCCTGCCTCGGAGTGAGGGAGTCAGGGCAGAGAACTCCAGAGGTAGAAAGGCAAAGGCGAGCGTGCCCACCCAGAAGCAACATGACGCCCGGCGCCTCCAGCGTGTCCTGGGCCCCCGCGCCCACCCTCACCCTGGACACGTGCACCAGGTGCTGAGCGCACAGCCAAGGGAGGAGGCCGGCCAGACAGGCTGCAAGCAGCTGCAGCTCGCCCCAGGCCAGGGGACCCTCCTGGCCTGTCCCAACAGCCACCTGTGTTCCCGGACGTCGGCTCAATGATGGTGTCCCCGGGCTTCAGCGTCCCGGCCCGCTCGGCGTCCTCAATCATCCGCAGGCTGATGCGGTCCTTCACACTCCCGCCCGCATTGAAGAACTCGCACTTGGCCACTGGGAGCCGAGGATGAGTCACGAGAAGGCCCCTGCCCGCTAACCGATccctgctgcccgcccccccttACTCTGATACAGGCAGGATGTGGGGACAGACGCGGTCTTTGCTGGTTCTGCAAACCAGCCCCTCTCCGTTCCCACCTCCTGCCTGCGCCTGGAGGAGGGTGCTGGCTCACTGGGAGACTCCCACCTGCCCGTCCACCTGCTGTTGGCCCCACAGCCATTCTCAGTGAAGGAGAAAAAGGCACCCAGAGCCCCTGCTGGGTGCATGGGCCAGGAAAAGCCCCCGTTGGGGGAGCACAGTCCCAACAGAGACTTGGGGGACATGCGGCAGATGGCTGATGTGAGCCCCACGCCCCCCTTAAACAGGACAAGGCTCTGCCCTGTCCGACTGGGGCCTGCAAACGCTCCACGCCTGCCTCCCATCATCCTCCTCACTGGGAGAAGCCCCTCGCCCGGGCACACGGGGCTCTCCCGAGTTCTCCCTGACCTGTCTCTGCTCTTCTTTCCTGTGGGAAGGCTCCCTCCCATCTCTTAAAAACACCTAGTGTTTGTAAAAGGTGTTGGATACGGCACCAGATGCGCGTGGATGGGCCCGGGCCGGCCTACGTAACATGGGCACAACCACCTCACGCCTAGTTTGTCCCGATATCTGAAATTCGACCACAGACTGACCCCCTAGAGCCAGGCAGAGGCCCTGGCGGGACAGTGTGCAGCTGTGCGATGGGCGGGAGCTCCCGAACGCCTGACCGCTCGGCAGGCCTGCGCCCCGGGACCCTTCCAGGCCCCACACTTGAATTACTGAATGCCATCATTCTAACTAGCCCGTGCGAAGGCCGGCGTTGAAGCAGAGATCCGAGCCGACGAGCGTGCAGGCCCTGACCAGAGCGGCCAGCTCCGTCACCCCGGCACATCCCTGCTGGGCCAGGTACGGTCTCGGACATCCTTTGCCAGCTCGTGTCCTGGCCCCTCTGCCCCACATCCCTGGGCCCACCGAGCCGCCGGGCCACGCACCGGACAGAGGACGCCAGGTACTCACAGAGCTCACACTTCAGGCCAAACTTCTTCCCAATCTTGTTGATTCTCACCATGGGGGTGTCTCCAATTTTCTTCAGGATATCTGGCAAGATTTTGGGGGATTTTGCCCTAAAACAGAGGAGTCCATGATTATTCAGACTTGGCAGTCCAGCACACTGTTTTAATCCCGAAGCAAATCAAAGAACTGGCTTTACTGGGATGTGGGTGATGGCACAAATCTACGGTCACAGGCACATCCACACACGCCACATGAGGACGCGTGGGAGCCGACGGAAGCGAGCCCCGTCTGTGGCTCAGCTAAGGTCTGCTGTGCCAAGGTCGTGTCCAGGGCAGCAGGTGTCACGGGGCGGCTGGGCGCAGGGACGCAGGACCCCTCTGTGTGGTTTCTGCAACTTCTTgtgttatttccaaataagaagGTTGAAGTAACAGCACTAACTTCGACAGGTCCTGGTCCATCTGTTCAGAAAGTCTTTTCCGGGGAccctcacttccttccctctctcacctTGACCCCCAggattcttccttttcttttccttgatgaACAAACTGGTGCCAACCCCagagcccccaggccccccaggctGCCTGTTTGCCCACCAGGCCGGGGACGGCGGCTGCCAAGGGTGCGGGCCGGACATCTGGCGTCGTTCAGAAAATGTTGGGCCCAGGTGGTGTGAAGCACCACGCTCCAAACAAAACCATCAAGACCTTGGGGGAGTCCCTGGGGTCCCTGGGGTCAAGGCCAGGGTGAATTCCCAGGCGGCCCTCCAGCTCAGTGTGGGTTTCCGTATCATGGACCCACAGTCTCCCTTCACACTCGAGTGACTGGCTCCGTCTCCCCATTCTTCCACCTGGTGACAGGCGACAGGCGGATGTGGACAGCCCGGCTCGCGTGCGTGCAAACCATGCTAGATGCATTTCCTGAAGGGCCCCCACAAGGTTTCCCCCATCCTTACCCTCGGGGACCGATGCCAACTTCACACCCTCCTCCTGTCTGCGCCACAGACGGGCTCACCGAACATTCGCTTGGCAATATGCACCACTGACCCGAGTTCCGAGAAATGCAGTCGCTTCCTACAGCCTCGGCTTTCTAATATACATTCCAGGGTTCTCAGACTTCAGCGAGCCCACTGCTCCAGGAACctggccccacacccagccccagcaGGCCCGGCTTCCCAGGGGGTCCGGAGGCGCTAAGGAGGAGCATCCCACCCCAGGGGCCCAAACAGGCCTCCAGGCGGACAAGCTGGAACCCAACCTCCAACCGCAGCCTTCCAAGAGGCTCAGGGGGACACCCCGGGCAGGCCGGAGGCAAGCCCAGCAGAGAGGCACCTCACAGATGCTGGGCTGAAGGGAAAGCCTGGCTGGGGGCCAAGGGCTCCTGATCTCAGCCTTGGAGGAAGGCCAGGCCctcagggagaggctgggggttGATTCATTAACTAGTCAAAGGGACAGAGCTAAACAGCTACCCCTGAATCCTCCTGGCCCAGCAGGGCCTGAGGAGGGCAAGGAGGttgagcctccccacccccacccgacTCTGGGCAGGAGAACTGGGGGGTCCTGACTCAGCACCAGGACTTGGGGTCAAGACCCCTCCCCCTCAGAAGCTTCATGGGAACCGGTATAGAACTGAGCAGGGACGAGCCTGGAGGCCCTCGGGAGGGCAACCCCACCGCATCTTTAAGTGGGTTGGTTAGGCCAGTATGTGAGGATAAGAGAGCATCCTTTCCACCCCAGGCTTTCCGACTTAGCGCTCAGGAGCCCTCAGGAACCCGGGTCTCTCTCTgctaccccctgccccccaccccccagcaaccACGCCCCAGCCTCACACGGCCCTTCTGCCCCCGCTCGGCTTTGCTTAGGAAGCGAGGGTTCATCCCGTCTGGCCAGCAGCCGAGGTGGCCTCCTCAGCTCCTGGCACTGGGACACATTTGATGTTTGCAGCTTCTGGATTTGTACATTTTTCAGTCCCTCTGAGGCCTGTAGCCCCCCCGCACCCCTCACTTCTGATGTTCAAACCAGGAATCACGAGCATCGGTACAGCAGTGTCTCCGGGAAAAAATCAAACACCTGAGAGCACATTCTCTGCTTCTGGGAGATTATCCTAAGGACATAAGACAATCCTAAGGTTTAGCGCACTCAAGTTTTATCACGAgacagggatttttgttttttttcctttcccacagACACATCTCCTGCATCTCAGGGCACAGATATCGTGGGCTCTTGTTGAAGATGCAGTTTTCTATTATAGTTATTCACACAAGATCATTGCGAACATCTAAATACTCAATAGAGGGCTTAACAATTTTTTATCCAACAGTTGGGGCCCAACCACGAAAAGAGCCCATTGcaggaaaatatttcatgatCAGAAGTGTTCACCACCTAGagctaagtagaaaaaaatgcgGGCGTGTTCCTAATGGTTGGAAATCTGCAGGCTCTCCTCCCACACGAGGGTGTAGCCAGTGGAGGGGGCTAGAAATGTCACCTCCAAGGGTCGCTCCAAGTCTGTGACTGGGGCACATCCAGTTACTGACTCAGCATCAACTCTCACTCGGCACTGATCTAGGTGCTGGGCTACAGTGCAAACAAgccttggcctctctgagcctcaggccaCTCATCCCTAcggtgcccccccgccccagctcacCATCCCTCCAGAGTGATTATGAGGGGGGACCACACCTCAGGTCTACACGGCTATGTGGCTTCCAGGACACAGACTCCTCCCTTCAAGGCAAGAGACAAACCAACTGGGAACTGTAAGCAGGTACTTACAAGGTAGTGTGGTGATGCGGAGAGTCCGTGACGGGCCTGCCCAGCTGCCAGGAGCACCTGCTTGGGGCATCAGGACGGATCCACAGGCGCTCCTTGGCTTCTTTGTCCCCAGGGGGCCCCTTCTCCAGGCTCCCTTTGCCCAGGTGTGCCCCTGAGAGGTGGGGGCACGCTGCAGACCCCGCGTCTGCCTGGGGTGTCTCGGAAGGCATTATGGGATCTGGCAAACGGAGGGGAGAGACTCAGTCGGTTCAGGCCGTTTCTAAACACCTGCTGCCGAGCCTGCTTCGCTGCCCCTGGACCAGGGGAATTCGGCTCACCTGGtcccccgggggcgggggcggggctccaCCCAAACAGCTCAACAAGAACAAGCACCAACTGCAGCCCCAGCTGCTGAGCATGGCTTGGTGGCTCGTCAAGAGGTTAAACACAGAACCACCATGTGACCCAGCCTCCCACTCCCAGGCATATACCCAGACAACTGGGAAGAGATGTTTGCACACCACGTTCGGGCTCACAACGGGCAACATGTGGAAACAAACCGAGTGTCCACCACAGATGAAGGGATGAGCAGAATGTGGCATATCCGCACAACGGAAATAtcatttggccataaaaaaaaataaagtttaaaattttttctcaatATGGGGGCgtgtgggaaaaaaagaaaggctccTATGTGGAGGTGATGGGTATCTTACTTGACTGTGTTTGTCTCACAATGTATACATCAAACCCAAACACCAAGTTGTAAAAAGGGCTTCTGTCTCGAATGGCACACGTAGGCCaggttccatttaaaaaaaaaaaaaaatcggggcacctgggtgatgcagtcagttgagagtcagactcctgatttcagttcaggtgatgatcccaggatcatggatCCACAGGGGGAGTCTGCTCGGGATGCTCCCTCTCCTCCATTCCCCCCCAACCCAGCCTGAGTGTGCACGCGCGTGCaggctctctctccttcaatcttaaaaacaaaatcaggggcgcctgggtggctcagatggtgaagcgtctgccttcagctcaggtcatgatcccggggtcctgggatcgagccccgcatcgggctccctgctgagtggggagtctgctgctccctctccctctgcccctctctctctcgcgTGTGCCAACACTAgctagctctctctcaaaaaaaaaaaaaatcaagttttacaCCTTAAACACAGCTGATCCTTGAACAATAGGGACAggcagatgggagggagggagggagggaggcgggctCACTGAGGGGTGAGGCTTCACTCGGCTGTAGAGTCCTGCCTCACTCCTTTGGGGAGACAACTAGCAGGCGCCACCCTCATCTTTGGAGAGACTGGGACTGAGCTCAGCCCCTCTTCTGCCACCTTCTTCCATGTCCCACACTGACCAGAAGACGGAGCCCAGCTAAGTACGCACTGGTCACCGAGAACTTCCCACAGCGCCAACTCTGCTGCACAAAGGAGGTCTGTCCTGCTTGCAATCCCGGAAGACAAACAGGGTGTTAGGGGAAACTCAGGGAACCTAAGTATGGACTTCAGAGAAGAGTCCTGTTCACTGTCACAAAGGTACCTACGAATGCAAGAGACTAATCAGGGAAACTGTGTTAGGAGGCAGGCATATACGTGGGAACTCTCCATCCTGTCTTCTcaatttttcctaaaattaaactgctctaaaaaaaaaaaaaaaggctaggggcgcctgggtggctcagttaagttcCTGctttcggctagggtcatgatcccagggtcctggggtcgagccccatgttgggctccctgcttggcctgCTGCGCCCCCTgtatgcgcgctctctctctgccaaacaaataaataaagtcttaaaaaataaaaaaggctctGAATCCTGCGGGTTTGGAAAAGTCCCTGCCAGGAAGCTCGTGGTAGGGGATGTGGCTCAGGGTGGTCTCTGAACACAGCCACACAGCTcctctgggaggcaggaggaccCCAGATCCCGGCCatgcccctcctctgcttcccAAGAGCTTCAGTTTTGCAGTGAAAAGGTCGAGGGCCCTGGGGAACTGGGCTGAAGGTGCACAGGGCTCCTCCCGTGGAACTGTAAATCCAGGCTCCTGGGCCGCTCGCttgctccctttctcttctgGAGCTCACCCGGCCAGCCCAGGCGGGTTATCAGCAAGAGCAGAGGAAGCCCCAGCTGGGTCCCTTTCCCCCAACTCAGGTGGCCTGATGCAGCCCAGCCCAGCGGCTCCCCACAGACCCCTAGGCCAGAGCCTGCCAACAGGGAGTTAGGAACCTTTGCACCCTTTGCAAGTCACACACCCCTTGGAAATTCTCCAGCCCCCCGAGGCTGGGGGCCTTCTGGGAGAAACCAGCCTTCCCAGCTGTCCTGCCCCGCGTCCTTAGAGCGGTGGTTCTTCCGAGCCTCGGGATCACCCACTTCCTTTATCGAGGTTCAGATCTTCCCTGAAGCCACTCAAGGATGTCCTCCCTCCTTTTGGAAAGACCTAAGCGGAACAGCGCCGGTTCTCCGCCGGGCGCCAGAGTAGCCCGTGGGCAGGTGATCTTCCATCTTGCAGAAGCCCCCGAGTCACAGACGTGGCTCCCCATCAGAGGCCGACGGCCCTGCAGCCCCCGGCCCGGCCACATCGCTCGCAGACGGGGTCCGGGGAAGACGCGGGCAGCCCCGCGCCTCCTTTCTGGCTACTCGCCTCGCCTGGCGAAACCTCCGGCCAGGTGAGGAGCTGCTGCGTACACAGGGGGAAGCCGAGCGAGTCTCCGCGGCCCCCAAAAGCCCTGCGCCAGACGCCCGCTCGCCCACCGGGTCCGAACCCGCGGGCTCCGCGCCCCGACGCACGTGCGTCCTGGGGAGGCGGGCTCACCTGGCGCCGCCCGGCTGGCTCCCGCCCCACCTTAAACCGCAAGACCCTCCTGGGGTCACAACGCCCCGAGGGCACGCTGTACTCTGCAGACACGCACCAGTCGGCccagtgttgggggaggggggcaggtcaAGGGTGCAGAGGGAGTAAACTCCTCTCTTTAAAAGTTGAGTTTTCAGGTGGGAGATCGAGACCCTACAGAGAATTTGGAGACCGCCCGGGAGGGGCACTTCGGGACAATTTGGGATAAGCACGCCCAGGCAATCCTCGAGAAGCTAAAAGTTGTGCGTTCCCGCCCTCCAGTTCGGCCATCCGCCTCGCCTAGGGTTTGGGGAAGTGGGGGTCTTAGGGTATCCTCCCTCCACGCCCCCAAGTATGTGCCCGGGGCACGACCCCGcgtcccctccccccatgggCACCCACCTCACGTGCCGCCCACGCAACATCAATATTTACTCCCACCTCATACAACTGGCGGAAAGGAGCGATTTGCGAAAGAGCCCTTTCCCATCAAAAAATTCCGCGAAAAATCAATGATCCCACCCCGGCTcccggccccccaccccgcccgctcCACAAAAACGGGAGCTGGGGGGCGGCCCGGGGCCACGTGGGCGCTGAACCCACGGCTTCAAGATCGCCTGGACGCGCGGGAGCGGGGAGATTCCGGGGGCGCGGGACGCCGGCCCTGCTCCGCCGCGTGCAGGTGAAGATGATGCAACTCCGGCGGAGGGGTGGGAACGACCCAGTCCCCGCCGGGACCACAGCCCGAGCCCCCGGCCCAGAGGCGGGGCGGGTCTCGGCCTGGCCGGCGCTCACCTGGACGGAGACGCAGGAAAGCAGGGCGGGCTGGGCGCGTCCAGGCGCGAGGAGGTGCGGGCCCGACAGCTACTAACCGGAGCCGCAACCCTGAAGCTGCGGGGCCTGCGGGACCCGGCGGCCGACGGTGCGCGCAGGCGATTGGCCGAGAGGCAGGGGCGGAGGGCCGGCGCCCGGCCAATCCCGAGTGCGGAgcgccccgcccgccgccgcgcttgtccccgcccccttcccacccaccgcactccacccccccatcccccgcccccactgtCCAGCCGTGGGTACGggccctcgccccctccccccgcgctGCCCCGCCCGcatccccctccccgcccccactgccCGGCCGCAGGTTCGggaccccgccccctcccccgtgCTACTCCTCCCGCAACACCCTCCAGCCCCCAACTCCCCGCCCCCACTGCCCAACCGCGGGCCCTGTCCCGGGTTTCCACAACCCGTTGACGCAACCGCCGGCCAGGAGCCCCTctaccctcctctctcccccgcGTTCCCCGGAACCCCCCCCCGCCTCTGCCCGCCCCCTGGGGCCCCCCACCAGAACCGCAGACTCCTGGGGGTGCGGACGCTCGGTACTCGATGTCCCGATTCCGTTTTATTTGGTTGACCACTTGCTCTGCGGGAGTGTAATGAACACTTGTTGATGAGTTTTACCACGTGCCCTCCGGGGCGGGGAAGGGCTTGTAAGGCCCTGAGGATGATCCTCCGCAAGTACCCCACCTGCTAGGTACCCCCACGCCTGCCCTGGTCCCCGCGGCCTCGGGTCAGGGGGGCACCCAGCGGGCACCAGGCACTCGGGCTCTGGATTCCCCGCGGCGGGGTTTCCGGGGCTTGATTTCTGCCCCGCATCGTGCAGGTGCCCACCAGACCCAGTGCTTGCCCAGGCCGGAGACTGCCCCACAACACTGGGAAGGAACCGGAGCTCGCCAGAGACTTGCCAAAGTCACAAAAGCCGCTCAGAAACACGTGTTACACAGGCCCTCCCCAGCAAGGCTGCGGGCCAGGAGGGCGCCCTGGGGCCACCGGGGAGGTCACAGAGGGCGCCCTGGGGCCACCGGGGAGGCCACAGCCAACAAGATTTCAAACTTGTGTGCTCTTGACTTTTAAAGAGCCTGCCTCTTGAGGTTCTGGGGTGGATGCTTGAGTTTCCTCTGGCACCTGTAGGACTGACAGGGACGGTGCTACCAGGTGTGCACAGGGGTAGAAGCATTGTTAGCTTTGCCCAGCACCTCGAGGTCACGCTTCATCCAGCAGTGACTTGGTGGGCTTTTGTCCCAGGCTCTGGAAGTACGGGGAAACTCAAACAAACAGGGCCTCTGCCCCTGGGTGTTTCTATTCTAGGGGAGGGGGCGCAACTAGATGtcattttataacaaaatttCCATTAATGAGAATTAATGTGAAGAAGGATGAAGACGTGGATGAGGTCAGGTGGTCAGGAAGG is a window of Zalophus californianus isolate mZalCal1 chromosome 1, mZalCal1.pri.v2, whole genome shotgun sequence DNA encoding:
- the CBS gene encoding cystathionine beta-synthase isoform X3, encoding MPSETPQADAGSAACPHLSGAHLGKGSLEKGPPGDKEAKERLWIRPDAPSRCSWQLGRPVTDSPHHHTTLAKSPKILPDILKKIGDTPMVRINKIGKKFGLKCELWIGLALAAAVKGYHCVIVMPEKMSTEKVDVLRALGAEIVRTPTTARFDSPESHVGVAWRLRNEIPNSHILDQYRNASNPLAHYDTTAEEILQQCEGKLDMLVASAGTGGTITGIARKLKEKCPGCKIIGVDPEGSILAEPEELNRTEQTAYEVEGIGYDFIPTALDRSVVDKWFKSNDEEAFAFARMLIAQEGLLCGGSAGSAMSAAVKAAQELQEGQRCVVILPDSVRNYMSKFLSDKWMLQKGFLKEEDFTVTKPWWWHLRVQELSLSAPLTVLPTVTCEHTIEILREKGFDQVPVVDESGVILGMVTLGNMLSSLLAGKLQPSDQVQKVLYKQFKQIRLTDPLGKLSHILEMDHFALVVHEQIQSQDLALSGVVGGPADHSNGRSSKRQMVFGVVTAIDLLNFVAAREREQKTKSGPAGATAQL
- the CBS gene encoding cystathionine beta-synthase isoform X1, with translation MPSETPQADAGSAACPHLSGAHLGKGSLEKGPPGDKEAKERLWIRPDAPSRCSWQLGRPVTDSPHHHTTLAKSPKILPDILKKIGDTPMVRINKIGKKFGLKCELLAKCEFFNAGGSVKDRISLRMIEDAERAGTLKPGDTIIEPTSGNTGIGLALAAAVKGYHCVIVMPEKMSTEKVDVLRALGAEIVRTPTTARFDSPESHVGVAWRLRNEIPNSHILDQYRNASNPLAHYDTTAEEILQQCEGKLDMLVASAGTGGTITGIARKLKEKCPGCKIIGVDPEGSILAEPEELNRTEQTAYEVEGIGYDFIPTALDRSVVDKWFKSNDEEAFAFARMLIAQEGLLCGGSAGSAMSAAVKAAQELQEGQRCVVILPDSVRNYMSKFLSDKWMLQKGFLKEEDFTVTKPWWWHLRVQELSLSAPLTVLPTVTCEHTIEILREKGFDQVPVVDESGVILGMVTLGNMLSSLLAGKLQPSDQVQKVLYKQFKQIRLTDPLGKLSHILEMDHFALVVHEQIQSQDLALSGVVGGPADHSNGRSSKRQMVFGVVTAIDLLNFVAAREREQKTKSGPAGATAQL
- the CBS gene encoding cystathionine beta-synthase isoform X2 — protein: MPSETPQADAGSAACPHLSGAHLGKGSLEKGPPGDKEAKERLWIRPDAPSRCSWQLGRPVTDSPHHHTTLAKSPKILPDILKKIGDTPMVRINKIGKKFGLKCELLAKCEFFNAGGSVKDRISLRMIEDAERAGTLKPGDTIIEPTSGNTGIGLALAAAVKGYHCVIVMPEKMSTEKVDVLRALGAEIVRTPTTARFDSPESHVGVAWRLRNEIPNSHILDQYRNASNPLAHYDTTAEEILQQCEGKLDMLVASAGTGGTITGIARKLKEKCPGCKIIGVDPEGSILAEPEELNRTEQTAYEVEGIGYDFIPTALDRSVVDKWFKSNDEEAFAFARMLIAQEGLLCGGSAGSAMSAAVKAAQELQEGQRCVVILPDSVRNYMSKFLSDKWMLQKGFLKEEDFTVTKPWWWHLRVQELSLSAPLTVLPTVTCEHTIEILREKGFDQVPVVDESGVILGMVTLGNMLSSLLAGKLQPSDQVQKVLYKQFKQIRLTDPLGKLSHILEMDHFALVVHEQIQYHSNGRSSKRQMVFGVVTAIDLLNFVAAREREQKTKSGPAGATAQL